Part of the Tolypothrix sp. PCC 7910 genome, GAGGGAATTGTACCATCAAGGAACTATTGGTTATCAATTTAACCCAGGGATTTAACTCATCAATTTTTACTTGGCATATAACCACTTACTAAACAAACGGCTAACTCTCGGCATAACAACGTAGGTCAACAGTAAAACCATAGTTACGGTGATAATCAGCGAAATAATCAAAGGTGGTAAGTTGCGAATCAGGGGGACTAAGAAAGTATTTAACAAGTTAATCAACACAAATACAGATGCCCAAGTCAGCAATGCCATTTTATAGCGAGGTGGAGTTTTTAACGGTTGACCAGGTAGAGAAAACCAGGCTTCTAAACCACAAATTTCTTGAACATGAGGTTCAGATTCTACTAAATGTTTGCCTTTCTTTAACCAATATTCGCGATCGCGTGATGTCATCCAGGCTTTTAAGTTTTCATAGTTGTTAAACCGCAGGATAATCACATA contains:
- a CDS encoding antibiotic biosynthesis monooxygenase: MQIQQEEQFVTVVISQLVKPGCEQDYEIWMKEIIGAAKTYFGYLGTNLIRPQPGGRPEYVIILRFNNYENLKAWMTSRDREYWLKKGKHLVESEPHVQEICGLEAWFSLPGQPLKTPPRYKMALLTWASVFVLINLLNTFLVPLIRNLPPLIISLIITVTMVLLLTYVVMPRVSRLFSKWLYAK